In Phycisphaerales bacterium, the genomic window CGAGGAGTTCCTGCGTTTGGTCGAGCGGCTGAACGCCATCGGCGGCGAGGACGGGCGCGCCCGCGTGGGCGTGATTCCCGAGCCCAAGCGGCCCGAGTTCCATCGCCAGCATGGTCACCATGTCGAGTTGCAAGTGTGGACCACGCTCGTCGTCCATGGCTACTCGGCTGAAGACGACCTGGCGATCATCCAGTGCTTCGATCTCGACGCGCTCGAGCGACTCGATGATGTGGGCTGCTTGCTCAGGTTGGTGTGGCTGGTGAGCGAGGAACCGAGCGAGGACGAGCTCGAGCGCGCGGCCGCTTTCTGCCATGGCCTGGGCCCGAACCGCGCGCTGCTGGAGGACGACGAAACGCGCACGCGGTTGCCTTTGCTGGCCAAGTCGCGTGAATTCGGGCTCATGTTGTATCCCTATACGTTCAAGGACGAGCCAGCGGCGATGGCCCGTTTCTTCCATGAATACGGGGTCGCGGGGCTGTTTACCGACTTTCCGGGCGCTGGTCGGCGCGCGGCGGATCGAGCCACGGGCGCGCGGGGCCAGTAACGGCTTCCCTATCCTGCGAGCGACCCCGCAGGAGCGCCGGCACGGTGAGCAAGGAAGAAATCGAGAGCAAGCATGAGGGCGAAGGCGCCGGCGGCGATCAGCCGCAGGCCAGCCCGGACATCACCAAGCTCGGCAAGCTGCTGGCCGGCCCGATGGACGTGCGTTCGTTCATGCTCACGGGCCTGTTCGTGCTCGCCCTGCTCGCGGTGATCTACGCGGCCAAGCCGGTCCTGGTGCCCATGGTCCTGGCGATCCTGCTGGCGGTCATGCTCGGGCACGTCGTGCGCTGGCTTCGATACGAGTTGCACATTCCATCGGGCGTTGGGGCCGCCATCGTGCTGGCGACGCTGGTTGGCGTCTTCGGCCTTGCCGCGTACTACCTGAGCACGCCAGCCACGACGTGGCTGCAGGACATGCCTCAAGAGATGCGCGAGATGGAGCGCAAGTTCCGCGGGCTGAAAGAACGCGTCGAAGGGTTGCGCGAGGCCAGCGAGCAGGTCGAGGCCATGGCCAACGACAACGGCGACGAGGATGCCGTTGACGTGCGCGTCCGCGAGGCGACCATCACGCCCTTCCTGCTTGGGCAGACGTGGTACATCGGCGCCAACGCCTTCCTGACGCTGGGCCTGCTGTACTTCCTGCTGGCGGCCGACGACCTGTTCCTGGTCAAGCTCGTGCGCGTGATTCCCAAGTTCGCCAACAAGAAGCTGGCCGTCGAGGTCGTGCACCAGGTCCAGAGCGACATCGCCATCTACTTCCTGACCATCACGCTCATCAACGCTGGCCTGGGCGTCGCGATCGGAACCGCCATGTGGCTGCTGGGCGTACCCAATCCGCTCCTGTGGGGCATCGCCGCGGCCCTGCTGAACTTCATTCCCTTTGGCGGGGCGATCATCGGCGTGCTGGCGGTGGCGGTGGTGGCGGCGGCCAACTTCGACAACGTGGGCTACATCCTGCTCGTGCCGGCGGTCTACTACACGCTGACGACCATCGAGGGCAGCTTCCTCACTCCCATGATCCTGGGCAAGCGGCTGGTGCTCAACCCGGTGGTCATCTTCGTGTCGCTCATCGTCTGGGGCTGGATGTGGGGCATCCCGGGCATCTTCCTGGCCGTGCCCATCATGTCGGCCATCAAGATCACCTGCGACAACATCGAGCCGTTGCGGGTGGTCGGCGAGTTCCTCGGGCGGTAGCGACGGAGGGCCGACCGACGCCGTGCGGCCCCTACACTGCGTCCGGCACGCCATGCACCGGCCGCAGGGGGATCGCGATGGACGAACACAGGCCCGACGACTCGAAGACCGACGCACCCAAGCCCCAAGCGCCCAGCGCTGGGACGTCCCGGGTTGACAAGCCCGACGCGCCGTCGGCGGACACATCCGAGCGCGTCGACCGCGCTGCCGCGGCCGGGC contains:
- a CDS encoding glycerophosphodiester phosphodiesterase family protein, whose translation is MRSLATTILIAFVALSCLGLAPGAEDRLLDKPLVLAHRGASGHLPEHTLAAYTLAWSMGADYLEPDVVLTKDGVPICAHDVNMERVTDVAERFPDRAREDGKWYWIDFTLDEVRTLRVTYAGAGGAVGGAVPTFEEFLRLVERLNAIGGEDGRARVGVIPEPKRPEFHRQHGHHVELQVWTTLVVHGYSAEDDLAIIQCFDLDALERLDDVGCLLRLVWLVSEEPSEDELERAAAFCHGLGPNRALLEDDETRTRLPLLAKSREFGLMLYPYTFKDEPAAMARFFHEYGVAGLFTDFPGAGRRAADRATGARGQ
- a CDS encoding AI-2E family transporter, which produces MSKEEIESKHEGEGAGGDQPQASPDITKLGKLLAGPMDVRSFMLTGLFVLALLAVIYAAKPVLVPMVLAILLAVMLGHVVRWLRYELHIPSGVGAAIVLATLVGVFGLAAYYLSTPATTWLQDMPQEMREMERKFRGLKERVEGLREASEQVEAMANDNGDEDAVDVRVREATITPFLLGQTWYIGANAFLTLGLLYFLLAADDLFLVKLVRVIPKFANKKLAVEVVHQVQSDIAIYFLTITLINAGLGVAIGTAMWLLGVPNPLLWGIAAALLNFIPFGGAIIGVLAVAVVAAANFDNVGYILLVPAVYYTLTTIEGSFLTPMILGKRLVLNPVVIFVSLIVWGWMWGIPGIFLAVPIMSAIKITCDNIEPLRVVGEFLGR